Proteins encoded together in one Terriglobia bacterium window:
- a CDS encoding cupin domain-containing protein — protein MEIRRVGSQASAPGPSEWFTGTVRIDPLIQAPEPARVQGASVTFEPGARTAWHTHPLGQTLIVTAGCGRVQRWGGPVEEIRPGDVIWFSPGEKHWHGAAPTTAMTHIAIQEKL, from the coding sequence ATGGAAATCAGAAGAGTTGGCTCGCAGGCTTCTGCCCCAGGACCGTCAGAGTGGTTCACTGGTACGGTACGGATCGATCCTCTGATTCAGGCACCGGAGCCGGCGCGAGTGCAGGGCGCGAGCGTAACCTTCGAGCCGGGAGCACGGACGGCATGGCATACGCATCCGTTGGGCCAGACTCTGATCGTGACGGCGGGCTGCGGCCGCGTGCAACGGTGGGGCGGTCCGGTGGAGGAGATTCGGCCGGGCGACGTGATCTGGTTCTCGCCCGGAGAGAAGCACTGGCATGGAGCCGCGCCGACGACGGCCATGACGCACATCGCCATCCAGGAAAAGCTC